The stretch of DNA CTGTTGGAAACGTTCAACATAGTTTTGGTTATCTTTACGTTTAGAACCTGGCGTGGTTTCCGGCAGGAAGTAGGCTGAGCCGCCGCCCAACAGAACATCTGGCTTAACGTCATAGAACATACTGACGATCTCTGCTTTATCGGCACGGCGGCGAGTATGGGACAACACCGCTGCTGGCGTGGCATCTTCCAGTTCTGCATCACTGACAATACCTACCGACATATCGGTTGTGCGTTTAATCAGTTCGCCCAGCGTTTCTTGCTTTGGATGATTAAGGGAGTCTTTAGCCCGACTAACATAGACCCCCAGCGCGTTCACACCCGATTTATGACCGGTCATATACGCACTCATGGTGTTAGCGCTGTCAGCAGCAATAGAGTCAGTACTTGAGGTACCAATAAATGCCATATTGGTTAAGTCATCAATGGCCAGGCGACCGTTGGCTTTACCTTCAGTAATGCCTTTTGACATCACTCTGGCAGCAGTACGGTGAGCAACCGACAGACCATCACCAATAAACAGAATGACATTTTTAGCCTGGCGTTTTTCTGGCGTTTGGTAAACATTCCAGCTTACCGAGCCCTTTTCATCGCCAGCTGAAACTTCAACTTTATAATCACCCGGCGTAGTGATATCGACATTTTTGATTACCAGTGAAGAAGCATTCAGACCATCTTCGTCTTTAATAAACTCGCTTTTTTGGTCCCATACCTGTTGATATGCTTTGCCATTAATTTTGATACTGACTTGAGCCGGGTCTACCTGCTTATCAAACTCAACCTTAAAGTCAAATTTGCCGCCGGTTAACATGGTCGCACGGTCAATAGGATAGATATTTACGGCGGATGCCGTTGCGGGAATAACCACAGGGACTAACGCAAAAGTGAGAGGAATCAACCAACTTGCCTTCATAACATTCTCCTGATTTTTATTTTTCAGGAGCAGATTACTCAGGCTGAATGTCAGTTTTATGAACGATATATGTCCAATTTATGTCTTAGAATGGAAACAACAGCGGAATAATAATGACACTCACCACCATCACCAATAAGGTAAACGGCACGCCGATGCGTAAGAAATCACTAAATTTATAGCTACCAGGTCCGAGTACCATGGTATTTACCGGTGAAGATACCGGCGTCATAAAGGCTGCTGAAGCGGCGATTGCTACCACCATAGCAAACGGTAAAGCGGAAACCCCCATCTGATTTGCCGCACCAATGGCTATCGGCGCCATCAAAACGGCAGTGGCAGTATTGGAAATAAACAGTCCTATAACCGCGCACAGAACAAACAGGCTAAGCAGTACCACCCTTGGTCCCATATCGCCAACGGCATCCATCAATCCTTTTACCACCAGATCGATACCACCGGTTTTTTGTAATGCATGAGCGAAAGGCAACATACCGACAATCAAAATAAGCGTTGGCCAGTGAATCGACTTATAGGCACTTTCCATATCGATGCAGCGGAATTTACCCATCAATAAGCAGGCCAGCAGCGCCGCAATAACGTTAGGCACGATGTCCGTTACCATCAGGAAAATCATCAGAATCAGGCACAGAAGAGCATGAGGTGCCTGACTGGTAGCCGGGGCGACTTCATCCACCTCAGCGGGCAGATTCATTACCAGGAAATCTCGGGTATTACTCTGTAATTGCCGAATCTGACGCCAGTCGCCAATCACCAGCATCATGTCACCGACTTTAAGCTCTTCATCAATCTGATTAGCCTCAATCAGTTTACCGTTGCGTCGGATACCAATCACATTCAGATTATAACGAGTGCGAAAACCCATCTGTCGCAGGGTTTTACCAATATATTCAGATTCAGGAACCAGCGATACTTCCGCCATACCGACTTCACGCGCTTGTTCAGAGAAGTATTCACCGCGCAAAATCATTGGCTCTAATTGCTCTTCGGTACAAAAGTGCCTGACGTCCGCTTCCGGGTCAAACATATCCACCAGCAGAATGTCATGCACCCGAAGTTCAGTGGCAGCAAAAGCGCCTATCATCACCCGACGGAATTTACGCCAGCGTTCAATACCCACCACGTTGGCACTGTAACGGGAACGCAGATGCAGTTCATCCAGCGTACGGCCAATTAGTGGAGAACCGGGGCGAATAGAAAGGCGACGAGCACGACCGCTTAACTTATAGTCATGAATCAGATCGCGCATGGTACGACGGGTACGGGATTTAGCCTTATCCTGACTCGCTGGCTTCACCAGCCATGGGCGAACCAGCAGCATATAACCAATCCCCATCGCCAGAATCACAATACCAATGGGGGTAACACTGAAGAAATCAAATTGCCCTACGCCATAACGTTGTAGTTCACTGTTTACCACCAGGTTTGGCGGTGTGGCTACCAGCGTCATCATGCCGCTGATTAATCCAGCAAAAGCTAATGGCATCATCAGGCGGCCAGGCTCTCTTTCCATCCGTGATGAAACGCTCATCACCACAGGAATAAAGATAGCCACCACGCCGGTGGAACTCATCACGGAACCTAATCCGGCCACCGCTAACATTAACAACACCAGCAATTTGGTTTCACTGCTGCCAGCAACCCGAACCAGCCAGTCACCTACCTGATAGGCAATACCGGTACGCACCAGCCCTTCGCCGATGACAAACAGCAATGCAATCAGAATAACGTTGGGATCGCTGAAACCAGAAATAGCTTCAGGTAGTGTCAAAATACCGCTGGTAACAAAAACGGTAATCAATAACAGAGCAACCACGTCCATTCGAACTTTATTGGATATGAACAGGATTATTGCGATAAATAAAAAGCACACCACCCAGAAAAGCTGGCTATCGGCTAACGTACCCATCGTTGTCAATAATCGCTCGATCACTGCGGCTCCCTTACTGGTTATCTGAACGTTTTTGCCCCACACAAAGATATTATCGAATACTAATCGTGATAAAACATTGGCTTTAAGATGTTTTTTCAGTCTGCCTATAAAGTCACTCTATTTTTCCCTCAATAAAGGAACAAAATATGCGCTTTAACTGATTAAAACAGAATAAAACACATCGTCAACCTTATATCAATCAAAAACCGAAACATTCAGCATAAACAAGGAGATTAGCCATAAATGTCATCAGCATGTTAATAAAAAAGCCCCAAATTATGGAGCTTTCTTATCTTTATGTCGCTAATCATTCATTTAATTAATCAAATTGAATTCTGGCAATGTTATCTGCATAACTGACCTGTAACTGTTGCAGCGTTTTTAGCGATTTATCTACCCGGGACAGTTCAGGCGTATTCGCCGGTGCATTGACCGCTATTACCTGACAACCGGCAGCCAGCCCGGAAGCGAGTCCTGCGGCGGCATCTTCAACCACCACACAGTCGGACGGAGCCAAACCTAAACGCTCTGCGCCCAGCAAATAGGCATCAGGCTCAGGTTTACCTTTGGCAACCAGTTCAGCGGTAACAAACACCTCAGGGAAAGGTATTCCTGCTGCTTTACTACGAGCATGAGCAATCGGAATAGTGCCGGAGGTCACAATGGCCCAAGGCACCTTCAGTTCATTAAGTCGATTAAGTAACTCAATAGCACCGGGTAGAGCCTCAACACCTTCAGTGTCGGTCGCTTCTATTTGTTCCAGTCGGTCAAACTCTCTTTTGATCGCCTCTTCACTTTGACCGGCCATAAAATGACGTAGCGAAGTTATTGCCTGCTTACCATGAATAAAATCGAGCATTTCCTGTGGTGCAACATTCAGGCGTTCAGCCACCCCTAACCAGGCACGTTCAACAACAGGTAAAGAGCTAACCAGCGTACCGTCCAAATCAAAAAGAAAACCTTTGCAATTCAAATTAATATTCTCACTGACAAAACAGAAAAACCAGTGACCGACATTAGCCGGTCACTATCGTAATAAGAAGAAAGAGAAAACATCAGGCATTAATGATTTGAGAAATCTCAATAGCGCATAAGTGATACTGACGCGGACAGGATTGCCAGATGGCCAGCATACGCTGATATTTATCCCACATTTTGGTTTGTGAGTTAAAGCCATGAGTTCCTGAATCAAAGTGGGTATAACGCCCTTCAGTATTTACCAGAAAGCGAACATAGCTGAGATAGCGGGCTTCAGTTGCTGCGTCAAAACCAAGGAAATTGATCCGGCGCTCATCAATTTCGGCTTTATCTTTCAGATTTTCACGCAGATTCTCAAAGGAGACTCTCAACGCGTGATGCATTTCCATAATATTAATAATAGTGCGACAGGTTTCTTCTGACAGTTCACCAAACTCGCGTTCCAGTTCCTTCATCTGCAAACCAAAGCCACGCTCAATGATGGTCTGTAACCGGCGATAACGTTCCGCGTTATCCGGATCCAGCATGGTCATCATTTTATATTGGTTTGAAAGGATTAGCCGTTGGGCATTAGTCATTTCCACGATAACAACTCCTGAGATTCAAAAACAAAAAAGAATTCTGTATGTGAATAAACGTCATCACGAATGGATAGAGAATGGCATATTGCGCAACAGAGTGATACCCATTCAGTGTAATTTTTTGTTTACCCGAACAGGTGATGAATAAAGGAAGGAAAATCAATCCGCGGCGTAGCTTCTGAGCAATGTCAGAAGCCCGCGCGTTTAGTCAGAGCTCATCCAGAAAAGTTTTATCTAACTGATTAAAAGCATGCTTAAGCAGTTCGGCCAAATGTTGATAAGTTGGCTCTTGCTCTAAAGGTGCAAACTCCTGCCCGGCTTCAGCCAGCTTCTCCCGCAGTTGTAGAAACCACTGCTTCAACGATGGCGGTAATGTTGAAATAGAACGCTGACCTAACCACCACAACCCTTGCATTGGCAAACTGCAGGCGAAAATAGCGGTAGCAACCGCTGGCCCCAGTTGGCCACTCATGGCAATTTGCCAGGCAAGGGTAAAGATAGCGACAGGCGGCATAAAGCGAACACCAAAGCGCGTTGCCGTAGTGATACGGTTTTCCGGGAACACCGCGGACAAACGTTTTTCGTTTGGCCAGGTCTTCATGTAAGTCTGCCCACGCTGAAATATCTGAATCCAACGGATAGGACCTGATGAACGTAGCATTTAATTTGCCGCCTTTGATTCCAGATCTATCAATATGTACATTATGTTGCGTTCCGGATTATAATGCACATTCAAAAAATTCTGTAAATTTTAAAATAAATGCACAAAAAACTTGATGCAGTTTAATAAATATCAATTTAATTTGCATTTCTGTTTTATTTTTACTTAGCCAGGTATTATTCTGGTCGTGGCCTTACGGCCAATTTTTTTGTTAGGGATAAAATAATACCAATAACCTGTTTTCAGGCAATTGTGTACAATAATAAGACGCGGGTACGCAGCATAACCTGGTGATAAAGGTTCGTCCTTACCAGTTAACGCTACGCTTGCCCTATTTTCGTTTTCCAAATCACAAAATTAAATAGGTACTTCTCATGTCGAGTAAGCTGGTTCTGGTTCTTAACTGCGGTAGTTCTTCTCTGAAATTCGCCATCATTGATGCTGCCAATGGCGAAGAACACCTTTCTGGTTTAGCCGAGTGTTTCCACCTTCCGGAAGCCCGTATCAAATGGAAAATGGACGGAAGCAAACACGAAGAAGCCCTTGGAGCAGGTGCTGCACACAGCGAAGCTCTGAAATTCATCGTTAATACTATTCTGGCTAAAAAACCAGAACTGTCAAACAACCTGACCGCTATCGGTCACCGTGTTGTTCACGGTGGTGAGCAGTTTACTCAGTCAGTTGTGATCAATGCTGATGTGCTGAAAGGTATTCAGGCTGCATCTCCATTCGCACCTCTGCATAACCCAGCTGGCCTGATTGGCATCGAAGAAGCATTCAAAGCGTTCCCATCTCTTAAAAATAAAAACGTGGCCGTTTTTGATACCGCTTTCCATCAAACAATGCCTGCTGAATCTTACCTGTATGCTCTGCCGTACAGCCTGTATAAAGAACACGGTATTCGTCGTTATGGCTTCCACGGTACCAGCCACTACTATGTCAGCCGTGAAGCAGCAAAAATGCTGAACAAACCGGTAGAAGAGCTGAACGTGATTACCTGCCATTTAGGTAACGGCGGTTCTGTTGCAGCTATTCGTAACGGTAAATGTGTAGATACTTCTATGGGTCTGACCCCGCTGGAAGGTCTGGTTATGGGTACCCGTAGCGGTGATATCGACCCTGCAATCATTTTCCATCTGTATGATGTGATGGGAATGAGCATGGAACAAATCAACAAAATGCTGAACAAAGAGTCTGGTCTGCAAGGCCTGACTGAAGTCACCAGCGACTGCCGCTATGTTGAAGATAACTATACACAGAAAGAAGATGCCAAGCGTGCGATGGATGTATTCTGTCACCGTTTAGCAAAATATATCGGTGCTTACACTGCACTGATGGACGGTCGTTTAGATGCAGTTATCTTCACCGGTGGTATCGGTGAAAACGCTGCAATGGTTCGTGAACTGGCACTGGGTAAACTGGCTCTGTTAGGCTTTGAAGTCGACCACGAGCGCAACCTGGCAGCCCGCTTTGGTAAGTCAGGTAACATCGCAAAAGATGGCACTCGTGCAGCACTGATCATTCCAACCAACGAAGAGTTGGTGATCGCTCAGGACGCATCTCGTCTTACCGCGTAAATAACGACAATAACACCGTCAGCTCAGGCTGGCGGTGTTGTTTTAGCCAAAGCATAACCTAAAGAGGTTTCGTCGTGTCTCGTACAATTATGTTAATTCCTACCGGCACCAGCGTCGGGCTGACCAGCGTCAGCCTTGGTGTCGTTCGCGCTATGGAGCGCAAAGGTGTCCGTTTAGGTGTTCTTAAGCCGATTGCACAGTCCCGCTCGGGTGCCGATGTGCCTGACCAGACTACTACTATTCTGCGTGCTAACTCCAACGCCGTAACGGCTGAACCACTGAGCATGGCTCAGGTTGAGAGCATGCTCAGTAACAATAAACAAGACGTACTGATGGAAACGATCGTTGAACGTTACCAGGAGTGCGCAAAGGACGCTGAAGTCGTTCTGATTGAAGGTCTAGTGCCTACTTCTCATCATCAGTTCGTTAATGCTCTGAACTATGAAATTGCTAAAACGCTGGGTGCAGAAATCGTTTTTGTGATGTCATTAGGTAATGACTCCCCTGCCCAACTGAAAGAGCGTATTGATTTAGCGCGTTCTAACTTCGGCGGCAGCAAAAATGAAAACATCACTGGTGTTATCATCAACAAGCTGAATGCTCCGGTTGATGAGCAGGGCCGTACTCGTCCCGATCTGTCAGAGATGTTTGATGATTCAGCCAGTAAACCAGCAATCAGTGTGGTTGATACCGCTCAGCTGTTCACTAATTCCTCACTGCCAATTTTAGGCTGCATTCCGTGGAATCTGGACCTGATTGCGACCCGTGCAATCGATATGGCTCATCACCTGAAAGCACGTATCATCAACGAAGGTGACATTCGTACCCGTCGTATTAAGAACGTGACTTTCTGTGCGCGTAGCATTCCTAATATGTTACTGCACTTCCGCCCGGGTTCACTGCTAGTGACCTCTGCCGATCGTCCTGATGTTCTGGTTTCTGCCTGTCTGGCAGCGATGAACGGCGTAGAAATCGGCGCAGTACTGTTAACCGGTGGTTATGCCATTGATGAACGTGTACACAAACTGTGTGAGCAAGCGTTTGAAACGGGTTTACCGGTGTTCATGGTTGATACCAACACCTGGCAAACTTCGCTGTCGCTGCAAAGCCTCAGCCTGGAAGCCCCGGCGGATGACCATCAGCGCATTGAACAAGCGCAAAACTATATTGCTAACCATATCAACAGCGAATGGATTGATACCCTGACGGCAAACAGTGAAGGTTCACGCCGCATGTCTCCTCCTGCGTTCCGCTACCAGTTAACTGAGCTGGCACGTAAAGCAGGTAAGCGCGTTGTTCTGCCGGAAGGTGATGAGCCTCGTACCATTAAAGCAGCGGCTATCTGTGCTGACCGTGGTATCGCACAATGTATTCTGCTGGGTAATCCGGAAGAAGTCAGACGTGTTGCGGAAGCTCAGGGCGTTGAACTGGGTAAAGGCGTAGAAATTGTTGACCCGGCTGAAGTACGTGAAAACTATGTTCCACGTCTGGTCGAGCTGCGTAAGAGCAAAGGCATGACCGAAGTGGTTGCTCGTGAGCAACTGCAGGACAACGTGGTACTGGGTACCATGATGCTGGAGCAAAATGAAGTTGACGGTCTGGTATCCGGCGCGGTTCACACCACGGCTAACACTATTCGTCCGCCGTTGCAGTTAATCAAAACCGCACCGGGCAGTTCTCTGGTTTCTTCAATCTTCTTTATGCTGTTACCTGAACAAGTTCTGGTATACGGTGACTGTGCGATTAACCCGGATCCAACTGCAGAACAACTGGCTGAAATCGCTATTCAGTCTGCTGACTCTGCTGCAGCCTTTGGCGTTGACCCTCGCGTTGCAATGATCTCCTACTCTACCGGCAATTCCGGTACCGGTAGCGATGTTGATAAAGTACGTGAAGCCACTCGTCTGGCGCAGGAAAAACGTCCTGACCTGGTAATCGATGGTCCGTTACAGTATGACGCAGCGATTATGGAAGACGTAGCAAGATCTAAAGCACCAAATTCACCGGTTGCAGGTAAAGCTACGGTATTCATCTTCCCTGATCTGAACACCGGTAACACCACCTATAAAGCGGTTCAGCGCTCAGCCGATCTGGTTTCTATCGGTCCAATGTTACAGGGTATGCGTAAGCCAGTTAACGACCTGTCTCGTGGTGCATTAGTAGACGATATCGTGTACACCATTGCATTGACAGCTATTCAGGCTGCTCAAAACGAAGGTTAATTCTCTCGTTTGTTGGTGAAAAAAATGCCGGGTTTAATACCCGGCATTTTTATTTGATGAAATCAGCTAATACGAATGAAAATCGTCAGATATCAGGCTTGATGTTCAACCGTTTCTGCAATCTCTTGCTGCTCTGGATTACGCGTCACCCAGAGATTAAGTGCCTTTACAGAATCTGGAGTAAACTCATCGGCTCGTTGATTGATCTCTTCCAGCGTCAGCCAATGCACGCTTTCAATCTCTTCTTCCTGCAAGGCAAATGGACCATGGGTAATACAGCTAAACAGCGCTCCCCAAACCATGCAGTTGTCCGACTCATAGTAAAAGGTACCGTGATCGGCAAATGGAACATCAGCAATCCCCAGCTCTTCTTCCGCTTCACGGCGTGCTGAAGCCAGCATGTCTTCCCCCTGCTGAACTACGCCACCGGCTGTGGCATCAAGCCACCCCGGATAGAAATCTTTAATGTCAGTACGACGCTGCACCAAAATCTTTCCCATACCATTATGAACCACAATATAGGTTGCCCGATGGCGCAAATTCTTCTGCCGCATTTGCTGGCGGGTCACTTGAGCCATCACATTGTTATTTTCATCAACAACATCGACCCACTCGACTTGTTCGGTCTGCTCTTGTTCTTCCATCTGTTAAAACCTTTTCTCTAAAGATACCTGAATGATGGGCTCTTGTTGTTGTAAGCTTAACACCTGTAACACACCATCGCTCAGCATACCAAAACTAGCCGGATATCCACCTTTAGGCAGACTGGCAGATCCCGGATTTAATACGTAAATATTCTCACGTTTTTCAGCCTGAGGTATGTGCGTATGACCATAAACAAACACATCCCCGGTACGTAACGCAGGGAGTTTATCGGGATGATAATGGTGTCCGTGAGTTAAAAACAACCGGCGTTGTTCAAGTAACACCTGTTGCCATGTTGCCTCTATTGGAAAGTGTAATAGCATTTGGTCTACTTCACTATCACAATTACCCCGCACAGCCATGATTCTATCAGCAAACTGATTAAGATACAGCGCCACTTCAGCAGGATTATACTTATCCGGCAATGGGTTACGCGGGCCATGATACAACAAGTCCCCCAGTAAAATTAACCAGTCAGCACCGGAATGCTCAAAGCGTTCTAATACCAATTGAGTTGCTGATAAAGAACCATGTAAATCAGATGCAAACATCAATTTCATCAGTGAATATTCCTGAATATAAAACCAATCAAGGTTGGAATTTGTGCAATAACGATACATTAAAAAATATTATCTAAGGTTACCGCACATTTTACTGAATAAAAAAGGTTTCTCCCGGCATAATATACCTGTTGGTCACAGGGAAAAAACCAGTAACTGTATTAAGCCAGTAAAATTTATGACATGGAGGGAACTATGATTAAATTTTATTACACCCCAATTCCTGATGGAAAAAAGATTGCTATCTTCCTTGAAAAGCTCGAGCTGTCTTACAGTATACATCCTTTCAAACTTGGTAATGTCGATTACCCACTGCAAACGCTCACAACATTGTCCCCTGAAGAAAGAGGTCCAATAATTATTGACCCTAAGCCGCATACTGGAGAACCGCCTTTAACGTTATATGGTGCAAGCACTATTCTGGTGTATCTGGCTGAAAAGAGCGGTCATCTTATGTCTGCCGGGCTTCGTCATCGTTATGATGTACTACAATGGCTATTTTGGATAGAAAACAAATTAATGCCAACGCTTGAAAATATGGAATATTTCAGCCACCACTCTAAGCGCATCATTCCTTCAACTATTGAGCTTTACCAAACTGAAACCGTTGGAGTTTATCAATCTCTTGAACAAAATCTGATCAAGAATATGTATATTGCTGGCGATCGCTACAGCATCGCAGATATTGCCCTTTATCCTTTGATTGATGATTATCAAAAGCAGCGTATAGATTTACAAAATTACCCGGCCGTCAATAACTGGTATCAACGTATCAGCAAACGACAGGCTGTAATTATCGCACGACGAATAGATACCGAATGGCGATTAAAAAGCAAAATAGAGTAAAAACACAAAGTTGTGAGCAATCATAATATTTTATGTCAACTATCCGCTATGATAAGTAGATGCTAGACGGTTTTATTCCTTACGACTGCTTCAGGAGATCGCCCATGCATATACTTATTACCGGCGCTACCGGGCTTATCGGTCGCCATTTGACCCAAAGCCTGTTATTGCAGTCCCATACCATTACCGTGGTTAGCCGCAGCATTGAAAAAGCCAGAGCACTATTTGGTGATAGTGTCAGCTATATCAATGCACTGGATAATTTGAAGAATCTCGATAATTTCGACGCGGTGATAAATCTGGCGGGTGAACCCATTGCCGATAAACGCTGGACAGCCGTACAGAAAAGACGGTTGTGCAACAGCCGCTGGCAATTAACGGCTCATCTCAGCAAGCTGTTTGCCGATAGTCATACGCCCCCCGCAGTATTCATTTCCGGTTCTGCCGTTGGTTATTATGGCGATCAGGGCCAAAGCGTAGTCACCGAAGACGAAACGCCTCATCCTGAATTTACCCATACTCTCTGTCAGCGTTGGGAAGAAGAAGCCCTGCTGGCAAAAAGCGATCGTACCCGAGTTTGTCTGCTACGTACCGGAATTGTGTTATCCGCTGAAGGTGGAGCGCTGGCCAAGATGCTACCTATCTTCAAAATGGGTCTGGGGGGGCCATTGGGTTCCGGCCTGCAATATATGCCGTGGATTCACATTAACGATATGGTTAATGGCATTCTGTTTTTACTGACCACGCCTAAACTGGAAGGCCCATTTAATATGGTATCCCCTTATCCGGTGCACAATGAATTATTTACCGACCTGCTGGCCTCAGCCATCGACAGGCCGCACTTCTTCCGCACTCCGGCATTTGTTATCCGTTTATTAATGGGGGAATCAGCGGTATTAGTACTTGGCGGTCAGCATGCATTACCTAAACGGCTGGAAGAAGCTGGATACCATTTTGAGTTTAGCGACTTAGAGAAGGCGTTTGATAACCTATTTCCGAAAGATTAATCATTGGGGAACAAAAATCCATCATCTCTCTAAAGTTAAACACCTATAAGCCAGTTCTGGCGCTTATAGGTGTTCAGGCCCCGTAAGCTGGTATTCGCTATTTACCTTATGCGCGTTTAGTCCGACGCTCGGCAATAAAAGACACCAGGAATATTGCACCAATCAGGTCAAAGAATCCCATTGCAATAAACAGAGGGTTAAAACCGATCTTGTCTGCGGTAACACCAATCAACAACGAAAACAAGAAACTGGCGATCCAGGCGGCCGAACCCCGCATACCATTAACCGTCGCCATCTGGCCTTTATCGAAAGAATCCACAACCAGGGCGCTCAACATACAAGAGATAATCTGATGGCCAAAGCCGCCGATAGAGATCAGTACGATAGCGATATAAGGATCTTTCGTCACTGCAACCAGTGCCAGAGAAAGCATCATAAATGCCCCGGTAACTGAACTGGCGACCACCGAGTTAGTACGTGAACAGCCAAACCAACGAACATACAATTTAGTCAGATAGCCACTGGCAACGCTACCCAGGTCCGCAGCTAAAAATGGCAGCCAGGCAAACATGGCAATCTGTTTTAAATCCATACCCCGCTCGTTAGCCAGATATAGCGGAACCCAGAAGCTTAGTACCGCCCAGGCAGGCTCGGCCATAAATGCCGGAATGGCGATACCGTAAAAACGTTTGTTTTTCGACACGGTTTTCAACGCAGTAAAGAATGGCAGTTTCACCGCAGGCGCTTCGTTATCCTGTTTAATGAATGCCAGCTCTTCTTTGCTCAAATTCGGATGTTGCTCTGGGTTATGATAGAACAGCCACCAAAGAATGACCCACACCATCGCCAGAATACCGGTAAACATAAATGCACCCTGCCAGCCAAAAGAGGCATGTGCAAAATAAATAATAGGCGGTGCCAGCATCGCACCAATGGAAAAACCAACCCCCGCCCAACCGGCAGCAACCGGACGCTCCTTTTTAGGGAACCACTCACCAATGGTTTTGGCGTTAGCTGGCGTAGCTGCTGCTTCGGCACCGCCCATCATAAATCGTAAAATAGCTAATTGTAGCCAGCTTCCCGCTCCCGCATGCATCATACAAACAATTGACCAGACAATTGCACATACCAGAAAACCCAGCTTCAGCCCTATTACATCAATTAACCAGCCGCATATTGGTTGGAAAACGGTATAAGCCAGTTGAAACGCACCAACAATCCATGAATATTGTTCGGTGGTAATCCCCAGACTGTTTTTTAACTCCGGAGCCAAAATACCAAGCGAGTTACGG from Limnobaculum xujianqingii encodes:
- the ackA gene encoding acetate kinase; this encodes MSSKLVLVLNCGSSSLKFAIIDAANGEEHLSGLAECFHLPEARIKWKMDGSKHEEALGAGAAHSEALKFIVNTILAKKPELSNNLTAIGHRVVHGGEQFTQSVVINADVLKGIQAASPFAPLHNPAGLIGIEEAFKAFPSLKNKNVAVFDTAFHQTMPAESYLYALPYSLYKEHGIRRYGFHGTSHYYVSREAAKMLNKPVEELNVITCHLGNGGSVAAIRNGKCVDTSMGLTPLEGLVMGTRSGDIDPAIIFHLYDVMGMSMEQINKMLNKESGLQGLTEVTSDCRYVEDNYTQKEDAKRAMDVFCHRLAKYIGAYTALMDGRLDAVIFTGGIGENAAMVRELALGKLALLGFEVDHERNLAARFGKSGNIAKDGTRAALIIPTNEELVIAQDASRLTA
- a CDS encoding sugar phosphatase, which encodes MNCKGFLFDLDGTLVSSLPVVERAWLGVAERLNVAPQEMLDFIHGKQAITSLRHFMAGQSEEAIKREFDRLEQIEATDTEGVEALPGAIELLNRLNELKVPWAIVTSGTIPIAHARSKAAGIPFPEVFVTAELVAKGKPEPDAYLLGAERLGLAPSDCVVVEDAAAGLASGLAAGCQVIAVNAPANTPELSRVDKSLKTLQQLQVSYADNIARIQFD
- a CDS encoding YfbU family protein translates to MEMTNAQRLILSNQYKMMTMLDPDNAERYRRLQTIIERGFGLQMKELEREFGELSEETCRTIINIMEMHHALRVSFENLRENLKDKAEIDERRINFLGFDAATEARYLSYVRFLVNTEGRYTHFDSGTHGFNSQTKMWDKYQRMLAIWQSCPRQYHLCAIEISQIINA
- a CDS encoding alkaline phosphatase — encoded protein: MKASWLIPLTFALVPVVIPATASAVNIYPIDRATMLTGGKFDFKVEFDKQVDPAQVSIKINGKAYQQVWDQKSEFIKDEDGLNASSLVIKNVDITTPGDYKVEVSAGDEKGSVSWNVYQTPEKRQAKNVILFIGDGLSVAHRTAARVMSKGITEGKANGRLAIDDLTNMAFIGTSSTDSIAADSANTMSAYMTGHKSGVNALGVYVSRAKDSLNHPKQETLGELIKRTTDMSVGIVSDAELEDATPAAVLSHTRRRADKAEIVSMFYDVKPDVLLGGGSAYFLPETTPGSKRKDNQNYVERFQQAGYQLVTNADELKKQGSGADKLLGLFHTSNMDDVLDRRFLKNDVTKKFPDQPDLTEMTQTALDVLSKNQDGFFLMVESALIDKASHPLDWERAAYNTIMLDQSVAIAKKFAETHPDTLIIVTGDHTHGISIVGTVDDDKPGNDMREKVGVYETAGYPNYEDKNGDGYPDRVDVSKRLAVFFNNFPDHYETFRPKLDARFVPAIQNEKGEYIANAIYKDIPGAVLRTGNIPRNTDTGVHSVDDMIVQASGPGAERIHGYMDNTELFRVIVDSLSLGHGKQG
- a CDS encoding SLC13 family permease, with translation MGTLADSQLFWVVCFLFIAIILFISNKVRMDVVALLLITVFVTSGILTLPEAISGFSDPNVILIALLFVIGEGLVRTGIAYQVGDWLVRVAGSSETKLLVLLMLAVAGLGSVMSSTGVVAIFIPVVMSVSSRMEREPGRLMMPLAFAGLISGMMTLVATPPNLVVNSELQRYGVGQFDFFSVTPIGIVILAMGIGYMLLVRPWLVKPASQDKAKSRTRRTMRDLIHDYKLSGRARRLSIRPGSPLIGRTLDELHLRSRYSANVVGIERWRKFRRVMIGAFAATELRVHDILLVDMFDPEADVRHFCTEEQLEPMILRGEYFSEQAREVGMAEVSLVPESEYIGKTLRQMGFRTRYNLNVIGIRRNGKLIEANQIDEELKVGDMMLVIGDWRQIRQLQSNTRDFLVMNLPAEVDEVAPATSQAPHALLCLILMIFLMVTDIVPNVIAALLACLLMGKFRCIDMESAYKSIHWPTLILIVGMLPFAHALQKTGGIDLVVKGLMDAVGDMGPRVVLLSLFVLCAVIGLFISNTATAVLMAPIAIGAANQMGVSALPFAMVVAIAASAAFMTPVSSPVNTMVLGPGSYKFSDFLRIGVPFTLLVMVVSVIIIPLLFPF
- the yfbV gene encoding terminus macrodomain insulation protein YfbV, whose product is MLRSSGPIRWIQIFQRGQTYMKTWPNEKRLSAVFPENRITTATRFGVRFMPPVAIFTLAWQIAMSGQLGPAVATAIFACSLPMQGLWWLGQRSISTLPPSLKQWFLQLREKLAEAGQEFAPLEQEPTYQHLAELLKHAFNQLDKTFLDEL